A stretch of DNA from Persephonella sp.:
CTTATGTTCAGATCTTCATGATCATGTCCATCATCACCGTGACTGTGAAAACCAAGAAGCCACGCAGAAAAAGAGTTTATTACAAAGGCTATCGCTCCCATAACGATCACATATATACTGTTTACCTCAACAGGTTCAAAAAATCTCTCAATACTTGTGATAATTATCAGAAAAACAGCCCCCATCAAAAAGGCAGAATTTATAAACCCTGCCATCACTTCAGATCTTAGGTAACCAAAGGTCATTCTTTCAGTAGGCTTTTTAGCCATAAAAACAACGGCAACATAGGCTATTATCAAAGAAACAACATCCTGAAAGTTATGAACAGCATCTGTTATCAAAGCCATAGAGTGGGCATACAGACCAAAAAATATCTGGAGTATAACTATTGCCATATTAAGGAAAATAGCTATTCCAAGTTTCAGTTTGTTTTCCATAACTTCCCTTGATAAAAAGAAATTGATTATTATAATGTGTTGAAAAAAGAATAATATCAAGGATTATGGAAAGGGAAGAGCTTATTTTCAAAGCTGAAGAAAAAGGAATAAGGCTGGATCAGTTTCTTGCAAAGGCTTATCCGGAGTTTTCAAGATCATACTACCAGAAGCTGATAAAAGACGGGCTTGTTTATGTTGATGAAAAGCAGACAAAAAAACCTTCAGCAAAGCTGAAAGAAAATCAAAGTGTAAGACTTATCATACCTCCACCCCAAAGACTTGAGATAGAACCTGAAAATATTCCCATTGAGATACATTATGAAGATCAAGAGATTGCTGTAATATACAAGCCCCCCGGAATGGTCGTTCACCCTTCTCCAGGACATACATCAGGAACACTGGTAAATGCACTTCTTTACCACTTTGAGAATGTATCACATTACGGTGGAAGAGAAAGGGCAGGTATTGTCCACAGGCTTGATAAGGATACAGCAGGTCTCATGGTAGTTGCAAAATCAGAATTTGCCCACAAAGAGCTTCAAAAACAGTTTCAGGAAAGAACTGTGGACAAAAGATATAAGGCAATCGTTGTTGGTATAGTCCAAAAGGATCACGGATTGATTGACTTGCCT
This window harbors:
- a CDS encoding RluA family pseudouridine synthase: MEREELIFKAEEKGIRLDQFLAKAYPEFSRSYYQKLIKDGLVYVDEKQTKKPSAKLKENQSVRLIIPPPQRLEIEPENIPIEIHYEDQEIAVIYKPPGMVVHPSPGHTSGTLVNALLYHFENVSHYGGRERAGIVHRLDKDTAGLMVVAKSEFAHKELQKQFQERTVDKRYKAIVVGIVQKDHGLIDLPIGRSIYNRQKMGTVSTNLRDALTEYWTEKRWENHNLSLVDIKLHTGRTHQIRVHFSQIGHPLLNDRIYGFKKSSLRSDISRKLSEEMNFHALVAYRLSFTHPRTGERLNIQLPKLPEPIESYLSIL